One Alkalinema sp. FACHB-956 DNA window includes the following coding sequences:
- the dnaK gene encoding molecular chaperone DnaK, translating into MGKVVGIDLGTTNSCVAVMEGGKPTVIANAEGFRTTPSVVGFAKNGDRLVGQIAKRQAVMNPENTFYSVKRFIGRRYDEVTNETTEVPYKVLNNGGNVRLDCPSQGKQFAPEEISAQVLRKLKEDASKYLGQEVTQAVITVPAYFNDSQRQATKDAGKIAGLDVLRIINEPTAASLAYGLDKKANEIILVFDLGGGTFDVSILEIGDGVFEVMATSGDSHLGGDDFDKKIVDYMAAEFQKAEGIDLRKDKQALQRLTEAAEKAKIELSSVTQADINLPFITATQDGPKHLELTLTRGKFEELCADLIDRCRIPVEKALSDAKLTKDRIDEVVLVGGSIRIPAVKQLVKTVLGKEPNESVNPDEVVAMGAAIQGGVLSGEAGTEGLLLLDVTPLSLGVETLGGVMTKIISRNTTIPTKKSEVFSTAVDGQSNVEIHVLQGEREMANDNKSLGTFRLDGIPPAPRGVPQIEVTFDIDANGILSVTAKDKGTGKEQTISITGASTLDKTEVEKMVRDAEQNASADKEKRDRIDLKNQADSLAYQAEKQMSDLGDKVPAADKSKIEGLVKELRDAIQAENFDSIQAKKNELEQALYQVSSNIYQQAGGDAGAAGGEAPGGGGSAPSGDDVIDADFTESK; encoded by the coding sequence ATGGGAAAAGTAGTTGGAATTGACTTAGGTACTACAAACTCTTGCGTCGCTGTGATGGAAGGTGGCAAGCCCACCGTAATTGCGAACGCAGAGGGTTTTCGCACCACCCCCTCGGTAGTGGGTTTTGCTAAAAATGGCGATCGCTTGGTGGGCCAAATTGCCAAGCGCCAAGCCGTGATGAATCCTGAAAATACGTTCTATTCGGTCAAGCGTTTCATTGGTCGTCGTTACGATGAAGTCACCAACGAAACCACTGAAGTTCCCTACAAAGTGCTGAACAACGGTGGGAACGTTCGGCTAGACTGCCCCTCCCAAGGCAAGCAGTTTGCACCGGAAGAAATTTCGGCCCAAGTCCTGCGCAAGCTCAAGGAAGACGCTAGCAAGTACCTGGGCCAAGAAGTGACCCAAGCGGTGATCACCGTTCCGGCTTACTTCAACGACTCCCAGCGCCAAGCCACCAAGGACGCCGGTAAGATCGCGGGTCTCGATGTGCTGCGGATCATCAACGAACCGACCGCTGCATCCCTCGCCTACGGTCTGGATAAGAAAGCCAACGAAATCATCTTGGTCTTTGACTTGGGCGGCGGTACCTTCGACGTTTCCATCCTGGAAATTGGCGACGGTGTGTTTGAAGTGATGGCCACCTCTGGGGATTCCCACCTGGGGGGTGACGACTTCGACAAGAAGATCGTGGACTACATGGCCGCTGAGTTCCAAAAGGCAGAAGGTATTGACCTGCGTAAGGACAAGCAAGCCCTGCAACGGCTGACGGAAGCCGCAGAAAAGGCCAAGATTGAGCTGTCCAGCGTTACCCAAGCGGACATCAACCTGCCCTTCATCACTGCGACCCAGGACGGCCCCAAGCACTTGGAACTGACCCTGACCCGTGGCAAGTTTGAGGAACTGTGTGCGGATCTCATCGATCGCTGCCGCATTCCCGTGGAAAAAGCACTATCCGACGCCAAGTTAACGAAGGATCGGATTGATGAAGTCGTCCTCGTGGGCGGTTCCATCCGGATCCCTGCGGTGAAGCAACTGGTGAAGACGGTTCTGGGCAAAGAACCCAACGAAAGCGTGAACCCGGATGAAGTCGTCGCCATGGGTGCGGCTATTCAAGGGGGCGTGCTGTCCGGTGAAGCGGGCACTGAAGGATTGCTGCTGCTGGATGTGACACCCCTGTCCCTGGGTGTGGAAACCCTGGGTGGCGTTATGACCAAAATCATTTCACGCAACACCACCATTCCCACCAAGAAGTCGGAAGTCTTCTCCACTGCTGTAGATGGCCAATCCAACGTGGAAATCCACGTCCTGCAAGGGGAACGGGAAATGGCCAACGACAACAAGAGCTTGGGAACCTTCCGGTTGGATGGCATTCCTCCCGCACCCCGAGGTGTGCCCCAAATCGAAGTTACCTTTGACATCGACGCGAACGGGATCCTCAGCGTGACGGCGAAGGATAAGGGCACAGGGAAGGAACAAACCATCAGCATCACGGGTGCGTCCACTCTGGATAAGACCGAAGTGGAGAAGATGGTGCGCGATGCCGAACAAAATGCCTCGGCGGACAAAGAGAAGCGCGATCGCATCGACCTGAAGAACCAAGCAGATTCGCTGGCTTACCAAGCTGAGAAGCAAATGAGCGATCTGGGGGATAAAGTCCCTGCGGCGGACAAGTCCAAGATCGAAGGGCTGGTCAAGGAACTGCGGGATGCCATCCAAGCGGAAAACTTCGACTCCATTCAAGCGAAGAAGAACGAACTGGAGCAAGCGCTGTACCAAGTGAGTTCCAATATCTACCAGCAAGCGGGCGGTGACGCTGGGGCTGCGGGTGGTGAGGCTCCGGGTGGCGGCGGTTCTGCCCCCAGTGGCGATGATGTGATTGACGCGGATTTCACCGAATCTAAGTAG
- a CDS encoding Hsp20/alpha crystallin family protein, which translates to MSLMRWQPWQELETVRRQLDQLFDEMAPLSREGLMTTVNRAVRVPAIELKATDTEVILKAEIPGIEGKDLDIQVTRDAVAIKGEYQSEEPSEGQQIYRSEFRYGSFHRVIPLPVEVDNEQAKADFIHGVLTLTLPKLTADRHKVVKVAIGTAPTETPVADRTEG; encoded by the coding sequence ATGTCTTTAATGCGTTGGCAACCCTGGCAAGAACTGGAAACCGTTCGTCGTCAACTGGATCAACTCTTTGACGAAATGGCCCCTCTCAGCCGGGAAGGTCTGATGACGACCGTCAATCGGGCGGTGCGGGTTCCGGCGATCGAACTAAAAGCGACGGATACGGAAGTGATTCTGAAGGCAGAAATTCCAGGCATTGAAGGCAAGGATCTGGATATTCAAGTCACTCGGGATGCCGTTGCCATTAAGGGCGAATATCAAAGCGAAGAACCATCTGAAGGCCAGCAAATCTATCGATCGGAATTTCGCTATGGCAGTTTCCATCGGGTGATTCCCTTGCCCGTGGAAGTGGATAACGAACAGGCCAAGGCAGACTTTATCCATGGGGTGCTGACCCTGACCCTGCCCAAATTGACCGCCGATCGGCACAAAGTCGTCAAAGTCGCGATCGGTACTGCGCCCACAGAAACGCCAGTGGCTGACCGCACTGAAGGCTAA
- the argH gene encoding argininosuccinate lyase — translation MQSNSPDQSSASSASSASQTWSQRFEGTLHPAIVRFNASIGFDIELIEYDLTGSQAHAKMLAKQGIISAEEAEQLVQGLEQIRQEYRAGQFQPGIEDEDVHFAVERRLTALVGDVGKKLHTARSRNDQVGTDTRLYLRDQIQQIQQQLATYQRALLSHAEQHVETLIPGYTHLQRAQPISLAHHLLAYIDMADRDRQRLEDVLKRVNLCPLGAGALAGTTFPIDRHYSAELLGFAGVYSNSLDAVSDRDFVVEFLAAASLIMAHLSRLSEEVIFWASQEFGFISLTDACATGSSIMPQKKNPDVPELVRGKTGRVFGHLQAMLVVIKGLPLAYNKDFQEDKEGLFDAVKTVQACLEAMTILFEEGLVFKPQRLAAAVAEDFSNATDVADYLATKGVPFREAYNLVGKVVRTCLGANKLLKDLTLAEWQELHPAFEMDIYDAIAPQQVVAARNSFGGTGFEQVRQALSTVQQRLNP, via the coding sequence GTGCAGTCAAATTCTCCTGACCAGTCTTCTGCTAGTTCTGCTAGTTCTGCTTCGCAAACTTGGAGTCAGCGATTTGAGGGAACCCTTCATCCCGCGATCGTGCGATTTAATGCCAGCATCGGTTTTGATATTGAACTGATTGAATACGATCTGACCGGATCCCAAGCCCATGCCAAAATGCTGGCGAAACAAGGCATTATCTCCGCTGAGGAAGCTGAGCAACTGGTGCAGGGGCTGGAACAAATTCGCCAGGAATACCGCGCTGGCCAGTTTCAACCGGGGATCGAAGACGAAGACGTGCACTTTGCAGTGGAACGGCGGCTGACAGCCCTGGTAGGCGATGTCGGGAAAAAGCTCCACACCGCCCGATCGCGCAATGACCAAGTGGGGACAGACACCCGTCTCTATCTGCGGGATCAAATCCAACAAATTCAGCAGCAACTTGCGACCTATCAACGGGCTCTCCTGTCCCATGCGGAACAGCATGTCGAAACTCTGATCCCCGGCTATACCCATCTGCAACGGGCACAGCCCATTAGTCTGGCGCACCACCTGCTGGCTTACATTGACATGGCCGATCGCGATCGCCAACGGCTAGAGGACGTGCTCAAGCGGGTGAACCTCTGTCCGTTGGGGGCCGGAGCCTTGGCGGGGACAACCTTTCCCATCGATCGCCACTACAGCGCAGAATTACTGGGTTTTGCGGGCGTCTATAGCAATAGTTTGGATGCCGTCAGCGATCGGGATTTTGTGGTGGAGTTTCTCGCCGCTGCCAGCTTAATCATGGCCCACCTCAGCCGCCTTTCAGAAGAAGTGATTTTCTGGGCCTCCCAGGAATTTGGCTTCATTAGCCTCACCGATGCCTGCGCCACGGGATCCAGCATCATGCCCCAAAAGAAAAACCCCGATGTGCCCGAACTGGTGCGGGGAAAAACGGGGCGGGTGTTTGGTCACTTGCAAGCCATGTTAGTGGTGATTAAGGGATTACCCCTGGCCTATAACAAGGATTTTCAAGAGGACAAAGAAGGCTTGTTCGATGCGGTGAAAACCGTACAGGCTTGTCTGGAAGCGATGACCATTTTGTTTGAGGAAGGCTTAGTGTTTAAACCCCAGCGCTTAGCCGCTGCCGTGGCAGAAGATTTTTCCAACGCAACGGATGTGGCCGATTATCTGGCTACTAAAGGGGTGCCTTTCCGGGAAGCCTATAACCTGGTGGGGAAAGTCGTACGAACCTGTCTTGGAGCGAATAAATTGCTCAAAGATCTAACCTTGGCGGAATGGCAGGAACTGCACCCCGCGTTTGAAATGGATATCTATGACGCGATCGCGCCTCAACAGGTCGTCGCCGCCCGCAATAGCTTTGGTGGAACGGGATTTGAACAGGTGCGCCAAGCACTTTCTACGGTGCAACAACGGCTAAACCCCTAG
- a CDS encoding FIST N-terminal domain-containing protein has translation MFKVVVAHSNDPDSSSAIQEVIDQCLGDLDGVQPQAGLLLAALDFDYALLLARLHETFPNLQLIGGTTDGEMSSVLGFEEDSITLMLFCSDTVQIRAGVGLGVSQDVAAATQAAVDQAGGDRPFDPKLCITVPDGLTVSGVAAIAGLKQALGPEVAIVGGTSGDQWNFRQTYQFFGDQVLSDAIVILLFSGDLKFSHGVASGWYPMSRKAVVTKAKGALVYEIDHRPAVEFYDHYLNGLTVSGEYPLAVFDQASDEFYLRASNAWDREQGTILFMGDVPEGATVQITHTTCDDIIAATKTSIEKARSHYPGEQPAAIFLFSCAARRRLLGTRTCEEYELGQQSIGEDIPTIGFYTYGEISPLAPGGEAFYHQETLVTLLLGVE, from the coding sequence ATGTTTAAAGTTGTCGTCGCACACAGTAATGATCCAGATTCTTCCAGTGCGATTCAGGAAGTGATTGACCAATGTCTTGGGGATCTAGACGGGGTTCAACCCCAAGCGGGACTTTTGCTGGCAGCCCTTGACTTTGACTATGCCCTCCTCCTCGCCCGTCTGCATGAAACCTTTCCCAATCTGCAATTGATCGGGGGGACGACCGATGGCGAAATGTCGTCGGTGCTGGGATTTGAAGAAGATTCCATCACGCTGATGCTATTTTGTTCCGATACGGTACAAATTCGGGCTGGGGTGGGCCTGGGGGTTTCCCAGGATGTGGCGGCAGCGACCCAGGCGGCAGTGGATCAAGCTGGGGGCGATCGACCGTTCGATCCCAAACTCTGTATTACGGTGCCGGATGGCTTGACGGTCAGTGGCGTGGCGGCGATCGCAGGACTCAAGCAAGCCCTAGGGCCAGAGGTGGCGATCGTCGGCGGTACGTCGGGTGACCAGTGGAACTTTCGTCAAACCTATCAGTTCTTTGGCGATCAGGTGCTCAGCGATGCGATCGTGATCTTGCTGTTCTCCGGCGATCTCAAGTTTTCCCATGGGGTGGCTAGTGGTTGGTACCCCATGAGCCGCAAAGCTGTGGTAACTAAGGCCAAGGGCGCACTGGTCTACGAAATCGATCATCGGCCTGCCGTTGAGTTTTATGACCATTATTTAAACGGCTTAACCGTATCGGGGGAATATCCGCTAGCGGTGTTTGACCAAGCGAGTGATGAATTTTATCTGCGGGCTTCCAATGCCTGGGATCGGGAGCAAGGCACGATTCTGTTCATGGGGGATGTGCCAGAAGGAGCCACGGTGCAAATTACCCATACTACCTGTGACGACATTATTGCCGCCACCAAAACCTCGATCGAAAAAGCCCGGAGCCACTATCCCGGTGAACAGCCTGCCGCCATTTTTCTCTTTTCCTGTGCAGCCCGACGACGTTTATTGGGAACAAGAACTTGCGAAGAATATGAGTTAGGGCAACAATCGATCGGAGAAGACATACCGACGATCGGCTTTTATACCTACGGTGAAATTAGTCCTCTCGCACCGGGGGGAGAAGCTTTCTATCACCAAGAAACCTTAGTAACATTGCTACTGGGTGTGGAGTGA
- a CDS encoding ATP-binding protein: MNDSEAAQRIQELEKANRILQKKLDRAQQGRLQVEESRRRAEAVLSTTIKELRESQNMLEERSQALEQALHDLQGMQTRMLMTEKMSALGVLVAGVAHEINNPVSFIYGNLDYANQYAQDLLRLVDLYQKHYPDPKSEIQDLIESIDLEFMKSDVPNVMNSMKMGAERIKEIVLSLRTFSRMDESEVKAVNLHEGLDSTLTILEHRLKPQPHRPRIEVMRQYGEIPEIECYAGQLNQVFMNIISNAIDALEEYFVEIKNSPSHCPSPPLILTIKTELLEANQQVQICFQDNGPGIPPEVIPQLFDPFFTTKPVGKGTGLGLSISYQIVTEKHNGRLECLSKLGQGTEFIISIPARQSLIQEPAFSTQTAESLETAELISSELLDQSDLVNPTVDQVELEQLSH, from the coding sequence GTGAATGATTCTGAGGCGGCGCAACGAATTCAAGAGTTGGAGAAAGCGAACCGAATTCTTCAAAAAAAACTCGATCGGGCTCAACAAGGTCGCTTGCAGGTGGAGGAAAGTCGTCGGCGTGCAGAAGCCGTTTTAAGTACGACGATCAAGGAACTGCGGGAATCCCAAAATATGTTGGAGGAACGCAGTCAAGCCCTCGAACAGGCACTTCACGATCTGCAAGGGATGCAAACTCGAATGCTGATGACCGAAAAAATGTCAGCATTAGGCGTGCTGGTAGCGGGCGTTGCCCATGAAATTAATAATCCAGTCAGCTTTATTTACGGCAATCTGGATTATGCCAACCAGTATGCGCAGGATCTCCTGCGTCTAGTGGATTTGTATCAAAAACACTATCCTGATCCGAAGTCTGAAATCCAAGATTTGATCGAATCGATCGATCTGGAATTCATGAAGTCCGATGTGCCCAATGTGATGAATTCCATGAAAATGGGGGCAGAGCGGATTAAAGAAATCGTCCTGTCGCTGCGGACGTTTTCTCGGATGGATGAATCGGAAGTGAAGGCGGTTAACCTCCATGAGGGCCTAGATAGCACGCTGACGATTTTGGAACATCGTCTGAAACCTCAGCCCCATCGTCCAAGAATTGAGGTGATGCGGCAGTATGGTGAAATTCCAGAAATCGAATGCTATGCGGGGCAGCTCAATCAGGTGTTTATGAACATCATCAGCAATGCGATCGATGCCCTGGAAGAGTACTTTGTGGAGATTAAGAATAGCCCAAGCCATTGTCCATCGCCCCCCCTGATCTTGACGATTAAGACAGAATTGCTAGAAGCAAATCAGCAGGTACAAATTTGTTTTCAAGATAATGGCCCGGGCATTCCGCCGGAAGTGATTCCGCAGTTGTTCGATCCCTTTTTTACAACGAAGCCCGTGGGCAAAGGTACGGGACTGGGCTTATCGATCAGTTATCAGATTGTGACTGAAAAACACAATGGTCGGTTGGAATGTTTGTCTAAGTTAGGACAGGGAACGGAATTTATCATTTCTATTCCTGCGCGGCAATCTTTGATCCAGGAACCTGCTTTCAGTACACAAACGGCTGAGAGTTTAGAGACGGCTGAACTCATCAGTTCAGAATTGTTGGATCAATCAGACCTGGTTAATCCAACAGTGGATCAGGTTGAACTGGAGCAGCTATCCCACTAA
- a CDS encoding nucleoside hydrolase — MVPQPLIIDCDPGVDDAIALLLAFASPELQILGITTVAGNVPLQHTQTNARKICELAGMRQIPIFAGCPRAMLRSTLETAEYVHGATGLGQITLPEPQIPLQEQHGVDFLIATLLAAPEPITIATLGPLTNLAIALIKEPRIIPQIREVVMMGGAITHGNVTPSAEFNIYTDPHAAAVVLTAGLNLTLISLDVTHQAIATPERVSKIRELGDPIGSTVATLLTQYSSHDMGQYGFAGAPLHDPCVIAYLLRPDLFTARPCFVEIETQSAESLGRTIVDWYGVAGKAVNVNVVETIDSDGFYQLLTERLA; from the coding sequence ATGGTGCCACAACCGTTGATCATTGATTGTGATCCAGGCGTCGATGATGCGATCGCACTTCTGCTAGCATTCGCCTCGCCGGAATTGCAAATCCTGGGAATTACGACCGTTGCAGGCAATGTGCCCTTGCAGCACACCCAGACCAATGCCCGGAAAATCTGCGAATTAGCAGGTATGCGCCAAATTCCCATTTTTGCCGGTTGTCCTCGGGCGATGCTGAGATCGACGCTGGAAACGGCGGAATATGTCCACGGTGCGACCGGACTGGGCCAAATTACGCTGCCAGAACCCCAAATCCCCCTGCAAGAACAGCACGGCGTAGATTTCCTGATCGCCACCTTGCTGGCCGCCCCAGAACCCATCACGATCGCCACCCTTGGCCCCTTAACCAATCTCGCGATCGCCTTGATTAAGGAGCCCAGAATTATCCCCCAGATTCGTGAGGTAGTTATGATGGGAGGAGCCATTACCCATGGCAACGTGACCCCATCGGCGGAATTTAATATCTACACCGATCCCCATGCGGCTGCGGTGGTTTTGACTGCGGGACTCAATCTGACCTTAATCAGCCTCGATGTCACCCACCAGGCGATCGCTACGCCAGAACGGGTGAGCAAAATTCGCGAGCTTGGCGATCCGATCGGCTCCACCGTCGCCACCTTGCTGACCCAGTACAGCAGCCACGACATGGGACAATACGGCTTTGCCGGAGCGCCCCTGCACGATCCCTGTGTGATTGCCTATCTGCTGCGACCCGATTTGTTCACGGCTCGGCCCTGTTTTGTCGAAATTGAAACCCAGAGTGCGGAGAGTTTAGGCCGGACGATCGTGGATTGGTATGGCGTTGCGGGCAAAGCAGTGAATGTGAATGTAGTAGAAACGATCGACAGTGACGGATTTTATCAATTATTAACAGAACGATTGGCCTAA
- the pyrR gene encoding bifunctional pyr operon transcriptional regulator/uracil phosphoribosyltransferase PyrR — MTVDAIEILSAQEVRRTLTRLASQIVEKSGDLSNLVLLGIWTRGVPLAKVLAEQIAALEQVEVPLGFLDITFYRDDLDRIGVRTPEKTEIPFDLTGKTVVLVDDVIFKGRTIRAALDAINDYGRPGIIRLAVMIDRGHREVPIQPDFVGKVLPTSKEEVVKVYLQEIDGREGVELLKV, encoded by the coding sequence ATGACCGTTGACGCGATCGAAATTCTTTCTGCCCAAGAAGTGCGGCGAACCCTGACTCGTCTCGCTTCACAAATTGTTGAAAAATCCGGTGATTTGTCCAATTTAGTGCTGTTGGGAATTTGGACTCGGGGGGTTCCCTTAGCCAAGGTGTTGGCGGAGCAAATTGCCGCCCTCGAACAGGTTGAGGTACCGTTGGGTTTTCTAGATATCACCTTCTACCGAGATGACCTCGATCGCATTGGTGTGCGGACGCCGGAAAAAACGGAAATTCCCTTTGATTTGACGGGTAAAACCGTGGTGCTGGTGGATGATGTGATTTTTAAAGGGCGGACAATTCGCGCGGCCTTGGATGCCATTAACGACTATGGTCGTCCGGGGATTATTCGGCTGGCGGTGATGATCGATCGGGGCCACCGGGAAGTACCGATTCAACCCGATTTTGTCGGGAAAGTTTTGCCCACGTCCAAGGAAGAAGTTGTAAAAGTTTATCTTCAAGAAATTGATGGGCGCGAAGGTGTTGAGTTACTGAAGGTCTAA
- the fni gene encoding type 2 isopentenyl-diphosphate Delta-isomerase — protein sequence MSSQETQNRKADHLRVCLEEDVQCRETTSGLEHYRFTHACLPELNYDEIDLSTQFLGKRLNAPILISSMTGGTELAKLINYRLATIAQEYRLAMGVGSQRVAIEKPEVADSFQIRKLAPDALLLANIGAVQLNYHYGLEQCRKAIDLLEADALILHLNPLQEAVQTRGDRNFAGLLEKIALLCDQLPVPVIAKEVGNGISAAMAKQLIQAGVGAIDVAGAGGTSWAKVEAGRATDAKQRRLGATFADWGLPTADCVVQVREVDGEIPLIASGGLRTGLDVAKTIALGADLGGLALPFLQAANDSEAALHELVDILFAEIATTLFCTGSPNLQALRRSHLLTCAC from the coding sequence ATGTCTTCCCAAGAAACGCAAAATCGTAAAGCCGATCACCTGCGCGTTTGCCTCGAAGAGGATGTGCAATGCCGGGAAACCACCAGCGGGTTAGAACACTATCGCTTTACCCATGCCTGTCTGCCGGAATTGAACTATGACGAGATTGACCTATCTACCCAGTTTCTAGGCAAACGGTTGAATGCGCCGATTCTGATTTCCTCCATGACGGGCGGAACGGAACTGGCGAAATTGATTAACTATCGCTTGGCCACGATCGCCCAGGAATATCGCTTGGCCATGGGGGTCGGCTCCCAGCGGGTGGCGATCGAAAAACCGGAGGTGGCCGATAGTTTCCAAATCCGTAAGCTGGCACCGGATGCGCTGCTGTTGGCCAATATTGGAGCTGTACAACTGAATTACCACTATGGGCTGGAGCAATGCCGCAAGGCGATCGACCTGTTGGAAGCCGACGCCTTAATTCTGCACCTGAATCCCCTGCAAGAGGCGGTGCAAACGCGGGGCGATCGCAACTTCGCCGGACTGTTGGAAAAAATTGCGCTGTTATGCGATCAATTGCCCGTTCCCGTGATTGCCAAGGAAGTGGGCAATGGCATTTCTGCGGCCATGGCGAAACAACTGATCCAGGCGGGTGTGGGAGCGATCGATGTGGCCGGGGCGGGCGGTACCTCCTGGGCCAAAGTAGAGGCGGGACGAGCCACTGATGCTAAACAGCGGCGTTTAGGAGCCACCTTTGCCGATTGGGGCTTGCCGACGGCGGATTGTGTGGTGCAGGTGCGTGAAGTGGATGGGGAGATTCCCCTGATTGCCTCTGGGGGCTTGCGGACGGGGCTGGATGTGGCCAAAACGATCGCCCTGGGGGCGGATTTAGGCGGATTGGCTCTTCCCTTTTTGCAGGCAGCCAATGACTCAGAAGCTGCACTCCATGAATTAGTCGATATTTTATTTGCAGAAATTGCAACGACCTTGTTCTGCACAGGCAGTCCCAACTTGCAAGCCCTGCGGCGATCGCACCTGCTGACTTGCGCGTGCTGA
- a CDS encoding amylo-alpha-1,6-glucosidase: MGIQLGREICGRSGIASTREWLVTNGIGGYAAGTIAGSLTRRYHGILIAALQPPLGRTLLVSQLEEIIDYGDRTYELATNVWSDGSVHPQGYQYLEQFSLEGSIPTWHYACADALLEKQIWMQPGENTTYITYRLLRATQPLILRVNALVNYRDYHGDTQTIWSMDIRSIQDHPQIQGVKIQAFPEAVPFYLLSDRATVTPAHDWYYNFDLAVERYRGLRDRENHLHAATFQMTLNPGEVVTLVASTELHTSIACDSARQQRQHHEKTLLQAAISQNKTQLVPDWIQQLILAADQFIVDRPTPDFPMGKTIIAGYPWFSDWGRDTMISLPGLTLCTGRPDIARSILLTFSKYVDRGMIPNRFPDAGEIPEYNTVDATLWYIEAIRAYYYQTGDEDLLKQLFPVVQEIIDWHCQGTRYQIRADAEDGLLYAGEPGVQLTWMDAKVGDWVVTPRIGKPIEINALWYNAVRSLAKFARRLQQPHQDYDALADRIQTHFAKFWNAELGYCYDLLDGPEGADSTLRPNQLFAIALPALGTADFPALLTLDQQKAVVDRCARHLLTSHGLRSLSPSHPQYQGHYGGTQLQRDGAYHQGTVWGWLLGAFAIGHFRVYGNATAALQFLQPMAHHLLDHGVGSLSEIFDGDAPMTPRGCFAQAWTVAEVLRAWFVLSEYLTQI, encoded by the coding sequence ATGGGCATTCAATTGGGGCGAGAGATTTGTGGTCGATCGGGAATTGCCAGTACCCGTGAGTGGTTGGTTACCAATGGGATTGGCGGCTATGCAGCAGGCACGATCGCGGGCTCGCTGACTCGGCGCTACCATGGGATTTTAATTGCAGCACTCCAGCCCCCTTTGGGACGCACGTTATTGGTCAGTCAGCTGGAGGAAATCATTGACTATGGCGATCGTACCTATGAACTGGCGACGAATGTCTGGAGTGACGGTTCGGTGCACCCCCAGGGCTACCAATACCTAGAGCAATTCTCCTTAGAAGGTAGTATTCCCACTTGGCACTATGCCTGTGCCGATGCACTGCTGGAGAAACAAATCTGGATGCAGCCGGGTGAAAATACAACTTACATCACCTATCGGCTATTACGAGCAACACAGCCGTTAATACTTCGAGTCAATGCTTTAGTGAATTACCGAGATTACCACGGTGATACACAAACGATTTGGTCAATGGATATTCGATCGATTCAGGATCATCCTCAAATCCAGGGCGTAAAAATTCAGGCATTCCCCGAGGCTGTTCCGTTTTATCTACTCAGCGATCGGGCAACGGTCACTCCTGCCCACGACTGGTACTACAATTTTGATTTAGCGGTAGAGCGATATCGAGGGTTAAGAGATCGGGAAAACCATCTCCATGCTGCCACGTTTCAGATGACGTTAAATCCTGGAGAAGTAGTGACCCTTGTCGCGAGTACTGAGCTTCATACCTCGATCGCGTGTGATTCTGCCCGACAGCAGCGCCAGCACCATGAAAAAACATTGCTACAAGCCGCGATTTCTCAGAACAAGACCCAGCTAGTTCCTGATTGGATACAGCAGTTGATCCTAGCGGCTGATCAGTTTATTGTCGATCGACCGACGCCAGATTTTCCCATGGGTAAAACAATCATTGCAGGCTATCCCTGGTTTAGTGATTGGGGACGGGATACGATGATTAGTCTGCCGGGACTCACGCTCTGTACAGGGCGTCCAGACATTGCCCGATCGATTCTACTAACGTTTTCTAAGTATGTCGATCGGGGTATGATTCCCAATCGCTTTCCCGATGCAGGGGAAATTCCTGAATATAACACCGTTGATGCAACCCTTTGGTATATCGAAGCAATTCGCGCTTACTATTACCAGACAGGAGACGAGGATTTACTTAAACAATTGTTTCCTGTGGTGCAGGAAATTATTGATTGGCATTGCCAGGGAACACGATATCAGATTCGTGCTGATGCTGAGGATGGCTTACTCTACGCGGGGGAGCCGGGGGTGCAATTGACTTGGATGGATGCAAAGGTGGGCGATTGGGTGGTGACGCCCCGGATTGGCAAACCGATCGAAATTAATGCCCTCTGGTATAACGCTGTGCGATCGCTGGCAAAATTTGCGCGGCGACTCCAGCAACCGCACCAAGACTACGACGCCCTTGCCGATCGGATTCAAACCCATTTCGCCAAGTTCTGGAATGCTGAATTGGGGTATTGCTATGACCTGTTGGATGGGCCGGAGGGGGCAGATTCAACGTTGCGACCGAATCAATTGTTCGCGATCGCCTTACCTGCCTTGGGTACAGCCGATTTTCCAGCCCTACTCACCCTTGACCAACAAAAAGCGGTGGTCGATCGCTGTGCACGACATTTACTCACATCCCACGGGCTGCGATCGCTCAGTCCCAGTCATCCCCAGTACCAAGGGCACTATGGCGGCACGCAGTTGCAACGGGATGGAGCCTATCACCAGGGTACGGTTTGGGGCTGGCTGTTGGGGGCATTCGCGATCGGGCATTTTCGGGTGTATGGGAATGCGACAGCGGCGCTGCAATTTTTGCAACCGATGGCACACCATCTATTGGATCACGGGGTCGGCAGTCTCAGCGAAATTTTTGATGGGGATGCGCCAATGACGCCACGGGGTTGCTTTGCCCAAGCTTGGACAGTAGCGGAAGTGCTAAGGGCTTGGTTCGTCCTTTCTGAGTATTTAACGCAGATTTAA